In the Populus trichocarpa isolate Nisqually-1 chromosome 1, P.trichocarpa_v4.1, whole genome shotgun sequence genome, one interval contains:
- the LOC7472973 gene encoding probable sulfate transporter 3.4 isoform X1 gives MGVNSNRVEDFSSHRINTEPVMPGMEIHTVCLSPKKTTLQKLKQRLSEIFFPDDPLYRFKNQTWRKKLLLGLQFLFPIFQWAPEYRLKLLRSDIISGLTIASLAIPQGISYAKLANLPPIVGLYSSFVPPLIYAILGSSSHLGVGPVSIASLIMGSMLSETVSPRDEPILYLKLAFTATFFAGLFQASLGLLRLGFVIDFLSKATLVGFMSGAAVIVSLQQLKGLLGISHFTSKMQFIPVMSSVFKHRDEWSWQTIVMGFSFLVFMLTTRHISMKRAKLFWVSAAAPLTSVILSTLLVFCLRSKTHKISFIGHLPKGLNPPSANMLYFSGPDLELAIKTGIVTGILSLTEGISVGRTFAALKNYQVDGNKEMMAIGLMNMAGSCSSCFVTTGSFSRSAVNYNAGAQTAVSNIVMATAVLVTLLFLMPLFYYTPNVILGAIIISAVIGLIDYQAAYCLWKVDKLDFLACLCSFFGVLFISVPLGLGIAVGVSVFKILLHVTRPNSLIMGNIKGTQIYHSLSRYKEASRVPSFLILAIESPIYFANSTYLQERILRWIREEDEWIKANDRSPLKCIILDMTAVTAIDTSGIDLLCELRKMMEKRSLKLVLANPVGSVMEKLHQSKMLDSFGLNGIYLAVGEAVADISALWKSQPDFPEDCNETRQCKETKR, from the exons ATGGGTGTCAACTCTAACAGGGTAGAAGATTTCTCTAGCCATAGAATCAACACTGAGCCAGTAATGCCAGGCATGGAGATACACACTGTTTGCTTATCACCCAAAAAAACCACTCTCCAAAAACTCAAGCAAAGGCTTTCTGAGATCTTCTTCCCTGATGATCCTCTCTACAGATTCAAGAACCAAACTTGGCGCAAGAAACTGCTTCTGGGTCTTCAATTTTTGTTTCCCATATTTCAATGGGCACCCGAGTATAGATTAAAACTATTGAGGTCTGATATCATCTCCGGTCTAACCATCGCTAGCCTTGCAATCCCACAG GGAATCAGTTATGCAAAACTCGCAAATTTGCCACCTATAGTGGGACTAT ATTCAAGCTTTGTGCCCCCTTTGATATACGCTATCCTTGGGAGTTCTAGCCACCTTGGTGTTGGTCCAGTCTCTATAGCATCATTAATCATGGGATCCATGCTAAGTGAAACAGTTTCTCCTAGGGATGAGCCAATTCTTTATCTGAAATTGGCCTTCACTGCAACCTTCTTTGCTGGTTTATTTCAGGCTTCTCTAGGCCTTCTAAG GTTAGGCTTTGTAATTGATTTTCTCTCAAAGGCAACTCTTGTTGGATTTATGTCTGGTGCAGCTGTGATAGTATCTCTGCAGCAGTTAAAAGGATTGCTTGGAATTTCTCACTTTACTAGCAAGATGCAATTTATTCCTGTAATGTCCTCAGTTTTCAAACACAGAGACGAG TGGTCCTGGCAAACAATTGTTATGGGCTTCAGCTTCCTGGTGTTTATGTTGACGACAAGGCATATT AGCATGAAAAGAGCAAAGCTATTTTGGGTGTCAGCAGCAGCACCATTAACATCAGTGATTCTCTCAACCCTTTTAGTGTTCTGCCTCAGATCGAAGACTCACAAAATCTCATTT ATTGGCCATTTGCCGAAGGGTTTGAATCCACCTTCAGCTAACATGCTGTATTTTAGTGGTCCTGATCTGGAACTGGCTATCAAAACTGGCATTGTAACTGGAATTCTGTCTCTCACT gaAGGAATTTCTGTGGGAAGGACATTCGCAGCTTTGAAAAATTACCAGGTGGATGGTAACAAAGAAATGATGGCTATTGGTCTCATGAACATGGCCGGCTCTTGTTCTTCATGTTTTGTTACTACAG GATCATTTTCGCGGTCAGCAGTAAACTATAATGCTGGAGCACAGACAGCTGTTTCAAACATCGTAATGGCTACAGCTGTGCTAGTGACTCTATTGTTTCTCATGCCACTGTTTTATTACACCCCCAATGTTATATTGGGAGCCATTATCATATCAGCAGTAATTGGTCTCATAGATTACCAGGCTGCGTATTGTCTGTGGAAAGTAGACAAACTTGACTTCTTGGCTTGTTTGTGCTCCTTCTTCGGTGTGCTTTTCATTTCAGTGCCTTTGGGTCTTGGAATAGCT GTTGGAGTTTCAGTATTCAAAATTCTCCTGCATGTCACCCGTCCAAACTCCTTAATTATGGGGAACATAAAAGGAACTCAGATATACCATAGCCTCAGCAGATATAAGGAAGCTTCAAGGGTTCCTTCATTTCTCATTCTTGCTATTGAGTCACCCATCTACTTCGCAAATTCCACTTACCTCCAAGAGAG GATATTAAGGTGGATTCGTGAGGAAGATGAGTGGATAAAAGCAAATGACAGGAGTCCATTAAAATGCATAATTTTGGACATGACAG cGGTGACGGCCATAGACACAAGTGGTATTGACTTGCTATGTGAACTAAGAAAGATGATGGAGAAAAGATCCCTTAAG CTTGTGCTGGCAAATCCCGTCGGAAGTGTGATGGAAAAGTTACATCAGTCTAAAATGCTGGACTCGTTTGGCTTGAATGGAATATACCTTGCAGTTGGAGAAGCTGTGGCTGATATTTCTGCATTGTGGAAATCTCAACCTGATTTTCCGGAGGACTGCAATGAGACGAGGCAATGCAAAGAAACGAAGAGATGA
- the LOC7472973 gene encoding probable sulfate transporter 3.4 isoform X2: protein MGVNSNRVEDFSSHRINTEPVMPGMEIHTVCLSPKKTTLQKLKQRLSEIFFPDDPLYRFKNQTWRKKLLLGLQFLFPIFQWAPEYRLKLLRSDIISGLTIASLAIPQGISYAKLANLPPIVGLYSSFVPPLIYAILGSSSHLGVGPVSIASLIMGSMLSETVSPRDEPILYLKLAFTATFFAGLFQASLGLLRLGFVIDFLSKATLVGFMSGAAVIVSLQQLKGLLGISHFTSKMQFIPVMSSVFKHRDEWSWQTIVMGFSFLVFMLTTRHISMKRAKLFWVSAAAPLTSVILSTLLVFCLRSKTHKISFIGHLPKGLNPPSANMLYFSGPDLELAIKTGIVTGILSLTEGISVGRTFAALKNYQVDGNKEMMAIGLMNMAGSCSSCFVTTGSFSRSAVNYNAGAQTAVSNIVMATAVLVTLLFLMPLFYYTPNVILGAIIISAVIGLIDYQAAYCLWKVDKLDFLACLCSFFGVLFISVPLGLGIAVGVSVFKILLHVTRPNSLIMGNIKGTQIYHSLSRYKEASRVPSFLILAIESPIYFANSTYLQERILRWIREEDEWIKANDRSPLKCIILDMTAVTAIDTSGIDLLCELRKMMEKRSLKFVLFSCSLCWQIPSEV from the exons ATGGGTGTCAACTCTAACAGGGTAGAAGATTTCTCTAGCCATAGAATCAACACTGAGCCAGTAATGCCAGGCATGGAGATACACACTGTTTGCTTATCACCCAAAAAAACCACTCTCCAAAAACTCAAGCAAAGGCTTTCTGAGATCTTCTTCCCTGATGATCCTCTCTACAGATTCAAGAACCAAACTTGGCGCAAGAAACTGCTTCTGGGTCTTCAATTTTTGTTTCCCATATTTCAATGGGCACCCGAGTATAGATTAAAACTATTGAGGTCTGATATCATCTCCGGTCTAACCATCGCTAGCCTTGCAATCCCACAG GGAATCAGTTATGCAAAACTCGCAAATTTGCCACCTATAGTGGGACTAT ATTCAAGCTTTGTGCCCCCTTTGATATACGCTATCCTTGGGAGTTCTAGCCACCTTGGTGTTGGTCCAGTCTCTATAGCATCATTAATCATGGGATCCATGCTAAGTGAAACAGTTTCTCCTAGGGATGAGCCAATTCTTTATCTGAAATTGGCCTTCACTGCAACCTTCTTTGCTGGTTTATTTCAGGCTTCTCTAGGCCTTCTAAG GTTAGGCTTTGTAATTGATTTTCTCTCAAAGGCAACTCTTGTTGGATTTATGTCTGGTGCAGCTGTGATAGTATCTCTGCAGCAGTTAAAAGGATTGCTTGGAATTTCTCACTTTACTAGCAAGATGCAATTTATTCCTGTAATGTCCTCAGTTTTCAAACACAGAGACGAG TGGTCCTGGCAAACAATTGTTATGGGCTTCAGCTTCCTGGTGTTTATGTTGACGACAAGGCATATT AGCATGAAAAGAGCAAAGCTATTTTGGGTGTCAGCAGCAGCACCATTAACATCAGTGATTCTCTCAACCCTTTTAGTGTTCTGCCTCAGATCGAAGACTCACAAAATCTCATTT ATTGGCCATTTGCCGAAGGGTTTGAATCCACCTTCAGCTAACATGCTGTATTTTAGTGGTCCTGATCTGGAACTGGCTATCAAAACTGGCATTGTAACTGGAATTCTGTCTCTCACT gaAGGAATTTCTGTGGGAAGGACATTCGCAGCTTTGAAAAATTACCAGGTGGATGGTAACAAAGAAATGATGGCTATTGGTCTCATGAACATGGCCGGCTCTTGTTCTTCATGTTTTGTTACTACAG GATCATTTTCGCGGTCAGCAGTAAACTATAATGCTGGAGCACAGACAGCTGTTTCAAACATCGTAATGGCTACAGCTGTGCTAGTGACTCTATTGTTTCTCATGCCACTGTTTTATTACACCCCCAATGTTATATTGGGAGCCATTATCATATCAGCAGTAATTGGTCTCATAGATTACCAGGCTGCGTATTGTCTGTGGAAAGTAGACAAACTTGACTTCTTGGCTTGTTTGTGCTCCTTCTTCGGTGTGCTTTTCATTTCAGTGCCTTTGGGTCTTGGAATAGCT GTTGGAGTTTCAGTATTCAAAATTCTCCTGCATGTCACCCGTCCAAACTCCTTAATTATGGGGAACATAAAAGGAACTCAGATATACCATAGCCTCAGCAGATATAAGGAAGCTTCAAGGGTTCCTTCATTTCTCATTCTTGCTATTGAGTCACCCATCTACTTCGCAAATTCCACTTACCTCCAAGAGAG GATATTAAGGTGGATTCGTGAGGAAGATGAGTGGATAAAAGCAAATGACAGGAGTCCATTAAAATGCATAATTTTGGACATGACAG cGGTGACGGCCATAGACACAAGTGGTATTGACTTGCTATGTGAACTAAGAAAGATGATGGAGAAAAGATCCCTTAAG TTTGTACTTTTCTCATGTAGCTTGTGCTGGCAAATCCCGTCGGAAGTGTGA